One Candidatus Regiella endosymbiont of Tuberolachnus salignus genomic window, TATCAATAGCGATAATACTACAACCGGGAACCTGAATATTACGACGTACAGAGAGACTGACGGCACCTAAGGAACAACCCAGATCGTAAATATGGCTGTGAGGTTGAACAAAACGCCTCGCCAACATACCGATCATGGTAATGATATTGGAATAACCAGGAACTGATCGCTGAATCATATCAGGAAAAACTTCAGCGACTTTCTCATCAAATGTCCAATCCCCTAATTGAGCAATGGGCAAAGCAAATAGATTATCAGTGCGGGGCGGTGACAGGTGTTCAGACAAATTACTATTAAGAGAGTAATTAATGTTTTTCATAATGCTAATAAGTAAAAAAATGAAAGCAGCACTGTAACAGAGAACAGCTACAATTTATATCAAATTAGATAGATTTTGAGGATCAAAAAAACAACTCAATTTAAATCTGCATTTTAATACAGTAAAAACGAAGCTCTGTGTTAAACACATTATTTTCTGTAAAAATAAAAAAATGTACTTATGGCAACCTAGTTGAAAACTTTTTTCCTTTCTTAAACCAATCAGTTAACCGGCAAAAAAAGCTTTTATTTTTCTTTTTTTTCAATGCCAATTGAATTATGTTTCGTCTTCGCATTTTACTTTTTCTGTTGCTCATGATGACATTCTCCTATTCTCAATAAACTGTATCTTAGGGGAGATAAGCTCTTCAGGAATATAGCGATCAAAGCCCTCTTCTTTACAGAATTTCTTAAATTCCGGTAACGAATTTACCCTCGCTGTTCTGTATATTGCTTGCAGATAATTTTCTATTGTTCTGTTAGAACGATCTAATTTTCTTCCTATCTCTTTGGCGCTTAAAGACTGTAATGCATAAAATATAACTTTAAGTTGCTTTTTCGTAAACAATTTACTTGGCGGCTCTAATAACAAAGCTTTCGGTGACTTTAATTCGCATTCTGATGTGGTGAGTTCTTCTACATACTGTGGCAGAGAAATAAAATCCATTTTTCTCCCATACAAAACAGTTCCAACGCACTCATTTTTTTCATCATACAGCGGAAATTTTTCGTAAAGATAAGGTTCTAGTTTTTTTTCTCGATTAAAAAAATGGGTTTTAATAAGAGTGACCCTTTGCCCACTTTTGATAGTTTCCCTATCTTGTTTTTGCAGCTCTGAGGCAAACTTTGCTACCGGCGTGGGAAGCTGCTCATCACGTTTTCCCTCAATTTTAAATTTAGCAGGAATATCTAAAAAATCACGAAAGGCACGGTTAGTATAGACAAACCGTGATTCACAGTCTTTTATTCCCCAAATATCGTCGCTGCGTTCCATAATAGAAACCAGTGGGAAAGATTTTAACGAAGCTTTAACATCATTCATAGCTTTAACATCATTCATAATCAATAAACTCCATTTAGATTGAGCGCGATCTACCCTACCTGCCACGATGCAATTTGCGGCAGTACCGACTACGCAAAAATTTTGTTTGAGCAATCCACTACAGCGACATAGCGCTAACAGCGCTGAGTCACAAATTAATTTTCCCTGGCATTAGCAACTGACAACTTAATCTAAAGCGAAATGAGTTTTTTTATTATTTTTTACTTCCTAATAACTGTATATCTTTCTATAAAAAAATAATAGTTAGACTTAGGTCTAGTTTGGTACTAGACCTTTGTTGATATAATGTATGAATATTTAATCTTGTTTATAGATTTACATAATTTTAAGAAAAATAAATATATAATCCATATTGTTTGCAAAAATACACGGGATCAATAAAGGAAGGTAAATCCAAGAATAGGTGACAGTTATCGATAAAAATAAGTATTAGTGATATCATCAAACTACACTTTACCACTCGGGGTGGTATTATATTCTCATTTGAGATAATGAGAGAAAGCAGAATAATAATATTATCTATTCTATTAATATATCTAATGATAAGCATTTAAAATAAATTCACGCTGATACTTTCAAGCTAAATAAGCATACAATATATAGAAATAGAGATAACATAATGGAAATATTTGATATTAGCTATAATAAACTGTCTGATAAAAGATCAGTGTAGTCATTTTCTCTTATAAAAAATGTCTTCAAAGATCGTCTAGATTGGGCTGTTAATTGTTTTAATGGAATTTGATGAATATGACGATGCTAATACAAATATCCAGCTAGCATGTGGTGATTGGCTTAATAAGCTGCAATTCAATTCCCAGCCTTATGGCATGTTTTGCATTCAGTACCCCTAATTTTTTCACAATATTACCCATATGAAACTTTACTGTACTTAGTTTAATACCAAGAATGACTGCTATCTCTGGGTAGGTTTTCCCCATGCTGGACCAATAAAGAACACCATTTTCTATGGGAGAAAATTTCTCCTTTTTACTTTCACTGTTTTTACAAATAGCTGCATTCATCTCTTTGTAAAGAGAAATAAGTGCGTCATGTGTATTCAAAAGTAACAGCTGTAATTTATCTTTATTTTCTTCAATTTTTTTCTTAAGTGTGTTTCCTTTTTGGCCATTTATCAAGAGTGTTAATATAGCCAGGTTGTTATTGCAATCATGGAGGATAAAGGTACACCCACTAATGATGTTATATTTTTTGGCAAAACTAAACACCTCTAATGCTTTTTCTTGCAGAATTGAATTATTCAAGAAAATCAATTGTAAACTTGAACTGATTATAATCTTCTCTGTCCAGAAAAAAGGCAAAAAGCTATTTAACGCTCTAATAACGACCGGATCTGTATACTGATAACTATTTTTTTTGTATATATCAACCCATTCATCTGGGTAGTTGGATATTACACAATATTCTGCCATATTTTTCTTCTTCATTATCGCATAGGCATATATAACATCGCCATAATCCTTAAGACTATCATTTAAATAATTATTTATAACATTATTAATAATTTTATCATTAAAGAATGAGTCAGACACCTTAGTTTACCTAATAAAAATTTTCACAAGGAAGCATTATAGTTTTAATTAATTATATATCAATTTATTACACTCTTAAGTGTCGTCACCGATGCAAAACTAATCTACAGCAGGGAGAAATGTCTATTTTATGAGCTATCCATATTGATGATAAGAAAAAGAGCATAAAAAGTAGGGGGGCAAGATTAATTAAAAATAGAAATCATGTTGCTAATATACATAAGAAAACCTTATCTATCTTTATTATCGCTATATAAAAATCGTACGTTATTAAAATTGATTTAAAAATAGTCTATTTTCGGAAGTTTCAGAGTATAGTTTTCTATTAAACCATTTATATGACACCATCAATACTTTGTGGGTATTAATTATCAATTCAGCACTAGATCTTTGTTGATATAATGTATTAATGTTTAATTTTGTTTATAGATTTACATAATTTCAAGAAAAATAAATATATAATCCACTCTATCTGCAAAACTATTTGTAGTATTCTTCTTAAGAAAGGCAAATCCAATAATAGGTAATACTTATAGCTAAAAAATAAACATTAGTATTATTAATAATACAAAACTACACTTTATCACTCAGGATGGCACCCGATTTTTATTTAATATGATTAGAAAAAGTAAGATAAGAATATCATCTATCCTATTAATATATCTAATGATAAGAACTTAAAATAAGTTCACTCTAATACCTTAAAGTTAAATAAGCATACAATATATCGCAATAAAGAAAAAATGATGGAAAAAGCGCTTTGAACGTAGCTATCACGCTTTCGTTTTCAGTAAATATGCGACATAATCCCTGGCTGTATTTATCTATCGCTTCAACCCCTGAACTTGCCGCTGTCGCTATTTTATGTTCGCACACTATAGGTATTACATCCTTGCTAATCAAATAACTTGGCAGATTTTTTATTTTTGCACGAATTATTGAGATAACCCTATATCATTAATAAGGAGATAAAATGATGGAAATATTTGATGTTAGATATAATAAACTGTCCGATAAAAGATCAATGGAATTATTTTCTCTCAGAAAAAAGGTATTCAAAGACCGACTTAACTGGGCAGTAACCTGTACTGATGATATGGAATTTGATGAGTATGATAACAAAAACACCACCTATCTTTTCGGTGTTTATGGTGATGCCGTTATATGCGGCCTGCGTTTTATTGAAATGAAATATAATAATATGGTTACAGGTACGACATTCCGTCATTTTTTTAAAAAGATTAATGTTACTGAAGGGAATTGTCTTGACGCAAGTCGATTATTTATTGATAAAGCCCGAGTGAGAAAACTAAACTTAAACCTGTATCCGTTAAGTTCAATGCTTTTTTTAGCCATGATTAACTATGCCATGAATTTTTTTCATGATGGGATTTATGCGATTATAAGCCACCCAATGCTCATTATCTTCAAACGATCCGGATGGCTTATAAAGGTTGTAGAGCAAGGACTTTCAGAAAAAAAAGAAAACATATACTTAATATATATGCCTGTAGATAGAAAAAACCAACAAATATTAATTAATAATATAAATACATGTAACACTTCCATTAATTATTTTAATAATTGGCCTCTATCTTTTCCTTTGTGGAAAAAACAGGCCTAATTAATTTTAATTCAATTCCGAGTCTTATGGCATGTTTTCCGTTCATAACACCCAATTTTTTCACAATATTTGCCATATGAAATTTTACCGTGCATGGTCTAATACCAAGAATGATAGCTATTTCTTGGTATGTTTTTCCTACACTTGACCAGTAAAGAATTTCATTTTCTCTCCGAGAAAATATTTCTTCAGTTTCTTTTTTCCTATGGTATTTGATACCCATGTTTCTGTACAGAGACATGGTTTTATCATGTACTGTAATAAGTAATGATTGAAGTTTATCTTTATTGTATTCTATTAATTTATTAATATCATTAATATCATTAATATAACTCTTATCTATCATAATCGATAACAAAGCGAGATTATTTTTATTATCATGAACGACGAATGTATACCCATTAGTGATATTGTACGAACTAACTATATTGAAAATTTTAGGAAGCTTAAGGTCTGAGTTAATCATGATATTCTCATCCCAGGGAAAGGATGTAATCCTATTAAGTGCCGTGATAATAACAGGATCAATAT contains:
- a CDS encoding LuxR family transcriptional regulator produces the protein MLFDNETINNLIKDDLDKEFESYGDIKYAYAIMNKKNTTEMSVISNRPDWFKIYIRDRYQHIDPVIITALNRITSFPWDENIMINSDLKLPKIFNIVSSYNITNGYTFVVHDNKNNLALLSIMIDKSYINDINDINKLIEYNKDKLQSLLITVHDKTMSLYRNMGIKYHRKKETEEIFSRRENEILYWSSVGKTYQEIAIILGIRPCTVKFHMANIVKKLGVMNGKHAIRLGIELKLIRPVFSTKEKIEANY
- a CDS encoding acyl-homoserine-lactone synthase — translated: MMEIFDVRYNKLSDKRSMELFSLRKKVFKDRLNWAVTCTDDMEFDEYDNKNTTYLFGVYGDAVICGLRFIEMKYNNMVTGTTFRHFFKKINVTEGNCLDASRLFIDKARVRKLNLNLYPLSSMLFLAMINYAMNFFHDGIYAIISHPMLIIFKRSGWLIKVVEQGLSEKKENIYLIYMPVDRKNQQILINNINTCNTSINYFNNWPLSFPLWKKQA
- a CDS encoding helix-turn-helix transcriptional regulator, whose protein sequence is MNDVKAMNDVKASLKSFPLVSIMERSDDIWGIKDCESRFVYTNRAFRDFLDIPAKFKIEGKRDEQLPTPVAKFASELQKQDRETIKSGQRVTLIKTHFFNREKKLEPYLYEKFPLYDEKNECVGTVLYGRKMDFISLPQYVEELTTSECELKSPKALLLEPPSKLFTKKQLKVIFYALQSLSAKEIGRKLDRSNRTIENYLQAIYRTARVNSLPEFKKFCKEEGFDRYIPEELISPKIQFIENRRMSS
- a CDS encoding LuxR family transcriptional regulator, encoding MSDSFFNDKIINNVINNYLNDSLKDYGDVIYAYAIMKKKNMAEYCVISNYPDEWVDIYKKNSYQYTDPVVIRALNSFLPFFWTEKIIISSSLQLIFLNNSILQEKALEVFSFAKKYNIISGCTFILHDCNNNLAILTLLINGQKGNTLKKKIEENKDKLQLLLLNTHDALISLYKEMNAAICKNSESKKEKFSPIENGVLYWSSMGKTYPEIAVILGIKLSTVKFHMGNIVKKLGVLNAKHAIRLGIELQLIKPITTC